The following are encoded in a window of Perca fluviatilis chromosome 21, GENO_Pfluv_1.0, whole genome shotgun sequence genomic DNA:
- the LOC120551472 gene encoding muscarinic acetylcholine receptor M1-like, which produces MNLTSSSDGFHFLTNSPGMRDEPDTTIIGGSYQELAILSDNGGGWKQHNVSHVSWQGGNFTDSPVNRTLLLPAEEFDPLGGHTILQVIIIVFLTGSLSLLTVVGNILVLVSFKINKALKTVNNYYLLSLAFADLTIGTLSMNLYTTYLIMDQWALGPVICDLWLAIDYVASNASVMNLLVISFDRYFSVTRPLTYRAKRTTKRAMTMIGLAWSISFILWAPAILFWQYIVGERTVQPNECYIQFLSEPIITFCTAIAAFYLPVTIMAFLFWKIYQETEKRVKDMEGLKGSGSGNRPSQAQNQGSGSGKAGGECATKSQKDSSAMQRQMSSQSCSSYELNQLASEKKNKDNVSIQGGTGSRRRCGAFCFQFSSLLPGHHASKRSVNTTTTTVGEAEQSSCDSFNNNEVGASGDQSGSEDEADGADPSKSPTDGKKSRKVKNNKDKGSSSSKSRKGSQSNPVTSSPADQSPAAITMKDAAMAKRFASKAKTEVSKRKNEKKANEKKAARTLSAILFVFIMTWLPYNIMVLVNTFCQDCIPETLWALGYWLCYVNSTINPMCYALCNKTFRTTFRDILMCQWDQKKNNPHFQQRKAVAFKKKDAM; this is translated from the exons ATGAACCTGACCTCCAGCTCTGATGGTTTCCACTTTCTTACCAATAGTCCTGGTATGAGAGATGAGCCTGATACTACCATCATAG GTGGCTCTTACCAGGAGTTGGCCATATTATCTGACAATGGTGGTGGGTGGAAGCAGCATAATGTTAGTCATGTCTCATGGCAAGGAGGAAACTTCACTGATTCACCAGTTAACAGGACATTATTGCTGCCAGCAGAGGAGTTTGACCCTTTAGGAGGACATACTATCTTACAG GTCATCATAATTGTCTTCCTCACTGGATCGCTTTCTCTTCTCACTGTTGTTGGCAACATCCTAGTGTTGGTGTCATTCAAGATCAATAAGGCACTGAAGACAGTGAACAACTACTACCTGCTAAGCCTAGCATTTGCTGACCTTACAATTGGCACACTTTCAATGAACCTGTATACCACCTACCTCATAATGGACCAGTGGGCTCTGGGGCCAGTGATCTGTGACTTGTGGCTTGCAATAGACTATGTGGCTAGTAACGCCTCAGTCATGAACCTGCTTGTTATCAGCTTTGACAG GTATTTCTCTGTTACCAGACCTTTGACATACCGGGCCAAGCGTACAACAAAGCGAGCAATGACCATGATTGGATTGGCCTGGTCAATCTCTTTCATTCTCTGGGCCCCAGCCATCCTGTTCTGGCAGTACATTGTGGGTGAGCGGACAGTCCAGCCCAATGAGTGCTACATCCAGTTCCTGTCCGAGCCCATCATTACATTCTGCACTGCTATAGCTGCGTTCTACTTGCCAGTAACTATTATGGCATTCCTGTTTTGGAAGATCTATCAGGAGACAGAGAAGCGTGTTAAAGATATGGAAGGTCTCAAGGGATCTGGGTCAGGTAACCGCCCAAGCCAGGCTCAGAATCAAGGAAGTGGTAGTGGAAAAGCTGGTGGAGAATGTGCAACTAAGAGCCAGAAGGATTCGTCAGCCATGCAGCGCCAAATGAGCTCTCAAAGCTGCAGCAGCTATGAACTAAATCAGCTGGCTtcagagaagaaaaacaaggaCAATGTCAGCATACAAGGAGGAACGGGAAGCAGAAGGAGGTGTGGCGCATTCTGCTTCCAGTTTTCATCACTGCTGCCAGGTCACCATGCATCCAAGAGGTCCGTCAACACCACGACAACTACAGTGGGtgaagcagagcagagcagctgTGACAGCTTTAACAACAATGAAGTTGGAGCCTCTGGGGACCAGTCGGGTTCAGAGGATGAAGCTGACGGTGCAGACCCATCAAAATCTCCAACAG atgGTAAAAAATCTAGAAAggtgaaaaacaacaaagataAAGGATCATCATCTTCCAAAAGTCGAAAAGGTTCACAATCAAACCCTGTCACCTCATCACCCGCCGACCAATCACCTGCAGCCATCACCATGAAGGATGCAGCGATGGCCAAACGCTTCGCCTCTAAGGCCAAGACAGAGGTCAGCAAGCGTAAGAATGAAAAAAAGGCAAATGAAAAGAAAGCAGCACGGACACTCAGTGCCATCCTCTTCGTCTTCATCATGACGTGGCTACCATACAATATCATGGTGTTGGTCAACACTTTCTGTCAGGACTGTATTCCCGAAACTCTGTGGGCACTGGGCTACTGGTTGTGTTACGTTAACAGCACAATCAACCCAATGTGCTATGCCCTGTGTAACAAGACCTTCCGGACAACTTTCAGGGATATCTTGATGTGCCAGTGGGATCAAAAGAAGAACAATCCTCATTTTCAACAGAGGAAGGCTGTGGCTTTCAAGAAAAAAGACGCAATGTAG